The Polyangium spumosum region GGCACGCCCACAGGCCCGCGGCTCCCGGGCCGTCGTTTCCCGAAAAAAGTGCGTCCCGTCCAGGGTCGGATCCGACGGTTCACCCGACGAACGTAGGGGTCCAGCGGACGAACCCGCCCGGCCGTCGAGGCAAGGTCACAACGTCCAGTCTTCCACGCGCAGGTGCGGGTAGATGCGGAAGGCGTTTGGCCTGCGCGTCACGAGCGTGAAGTCGTGCGTGACGGCGATCGCCGCGATCATCACGTCGTCGGTGTCCGCCTCCGGCGCCACGGTCGTGCGCAGCTTGGCGAAGGACTGCGCCGCGAGCGTGTCGAAGGGCGCGACCTTCACCGCTGCGACGAGCCGGATCACGTCCTGCATGAGCTTCGGGTGCCTCGTGCGGCGCGCGGCGATCAGGATCTGGCTGACCGTGATCGACGTCGTCCAGCGCTCCGACGTCGGCACGCCCGCGAGGCGCTTGACGAGCAGGCGTGAAGGGACAGCGCGCAGAACCTCGGCCAGCGTGGCCGTATCGAACAGGTAACCCACGCGCGTCAGCCCCGATGCCAGAGACCGGTCCGCGAGAGATCGGTGAGCAGCGAGTCGACGAACTCGTCGTGGCGGCACGTGCCACACAAGGCGAGCAGCGGATCGACGCCGTCGGCCGCAGGATCGGGCGGGTCGATCTTGTCGAGGTCGCTCATCGGGACGATGGCCGCGATGGGGTGCCCCTCGCGCGTGACGAGGGTGCGGGCGCGGACGCGTTCGGCCGCATCCACGGCGTCGAGGCAATGACCCGGCAGGTCGACGATCGGGATCCCGTACTTCTGCACCACGGCACGATACCTACCGGATCGAGCGTCCGGAGTCACGAGCGCGCGTCAGCGGAGGAGCTCGGCGAGCGAGCGCGAGAGATCGTGGGCGCCCGCCTCGATCGCAACCTCGGAGCCCTTCGGCTCGCGCGGCAGGGCGGCGTGCTCCTCCCGCAAGGCGAGCGCGGCGCGCGGGTTCTCGAACCAGTCCTCGTCGAAGCGCTCGATGAGGGCGCGTCGATCGGACATCGCGAGGAGCGCGCCCGCGAGGCGGGTCGGATCGCGCGGCTCCGCGGCGGGGACGACGAAGGCGAGCACGCCGGGGATCGAGGCGCCGAGGGCCCGGAACGTGAGCTCCTCGAAGCGCTCGCGCCGCGCGCGATGCGGCAGCGTGACGCTGCCACGAAAGAGGACACGAGCGGCGAGGAGGCGAAGCGAGAGGAGGAGCGCGCGCGCCACCTGCTCGGCTTGCGCGCGTGCACGTGAGCGGCCGAGGCCGAGCGCGCGCACGCCGAACGTCGGGTCGGCGGGCAAGGCGCCGAAGAGCGCGGCCCTGCGCGCGGCGCGGAGATCGAAGGGCGGGCGCGCGAGCACGAAGGGCGCCGCGCGTGGGACGTCGGCCTCGGCGAAGGCCGCGCCGAAGCGAGCGAGCGCGCGCGCGAAGGAGGTCGCGCCGACGAGGCGCGGCAACTCGAACGGCGGGATCGTGAGGCCGTCGAAGAGGCCCGTCTTGCCGAAGAGCTCCTGGAACCAGCGCGGCGAGAGGCGCGCAGGCCAGCCCTCGCCCGCGTCCCGCGCGAGGCTCGCGGCGAGCGCGTCGTTCCAGCGCGAAGTGCGCTTCGGCAGGAGCTCGTCCGTCACGTCGAGCACGCGCTCGGCGATCCGCGCGAGCGAGGTCGCCGGCTGCACGGGGACTTCGAACGCATCGACGTCTTCGATCCCGAGGCGGCGAAACGCCTCGGCGCGGCGCTCCTCGTGGACGAGCGCGGCGTCCGAGAGCTCCGACGCGCCTCGCGTGAGCGCGTCGGCGAGCACGCGCCTCTGCTCGGGTACGGCCTCGTCGAGCAGCCGGGCGAGCGTCATGCGGGGGCTCACGCGCTCGGGCACGGGACCTTCGATCTCGATCGTCTTCGCGCGCCACGCGTCGGCGAGGCGCAAGCGCTCGGGCCACGTGACCCGCGTGATCGTCAACGCCGCGACGTGCGAGCGGGCGGCCGCGAGGATCGGATCCTTCGCACCTCGCTCGCCGAGCTCGATCCACATCGAGCGTGTGCTCACCGCGCGGAAGGCTTCGAGCACGCTACTCCGATCGGCGGGCCCTTCGGCGCGGAGCGCGCGCTCCCGCTTGCGGAGCTCGTCCGTGGCGCGCGCGATCAGACGATCGATCTCGTGCGGAGGCAGATCCATCACATCACCCGTGCACCGTGGGCTCTTTGCCGAGCACCTCGACGAGCCTACCCTCGGCTCGCGCGATCTCCTCGAGGCGCGCGCGCACCGCGTCCGCGTCCGCCTTCACGCTCGTCGCGAGCTCGACGAACGTGCGGTAGTGCCGCGCCTCGCAAGCGAAGAGCTCCTCGTAGAACGCGAGCAGCGAGGGTTCGTCGCCGCGCGCGCGGAGCGCCTCGCAGAGCAGGCGGAACCGCTCGCACGAGCGCGCCTCGATCACCGCGCCGACGAGCAGTCGATCGACCAAGGGATCCTCGGGCGCGCCTCTGCGACCGACGCCGATCGCCTTGCGCAGCTCGTGCGCGTAGACGTCGACCTCGGGCTTGCCGAGCGTCAAGCCGCGCCGGGTGAGCTCGTCGAGCACGCCCCGGAAATGACGTAGCTCCTCTTCGGCGAGCTCCACGAGCGCGCGCGCGACCTCCGTCCGCTCGGGCCAGCGCGCCGCGAGCGACAGAGCGTTCGACGCCGCCTTCATCTCGCAGTGCGCGTGATCCCGCAGCAGGGTGGGCAGGTCGGCGAGGGCGACTTCGGCCCAGGTGGGATCGGTCGGTCGGGTCAGGCAGAGCACGACGCCCGAACTATGGCACGACGTCTCGCGCCGCAAGGCGCGCGGCGCGCGTGGGCGCTTCGGCTCACTTCTCCGCGTCGCCGCCGCTCGACTCCTCGCCGCTCACCCGCGTGCGCGTGAGGCCGCTCGACTCGAGGTGATAGGTGAGGCCGATCGAGATCATGGTGGCGTTGATCGTGGTCGAGAGCGTCCGGCGGATGGAGATCTCGGCGCCGATCTCCTGGCCGATGTAGCCGAAGCCGCCGGAGAGCTGATGGACGTCGGCGCCTTGATCGTAGCGGTAGCCGAGGCGGAGCGGGTAGCGGTCGGCCGCGAGGTACGTGCCGCCCGCCATGAGGCGCGCCGTCACCCGGCTCCACGAGTCGAAGTCGGCGACGCCGTCGACCTCGATCGCGATGTCCTCGGTCCCGTAGCCGAGCGCGGCGCCGACGGTGGTGGGCAGGAGGCCGTGGCCCGGGTGCGTCAGGTTCTGTCCTGCGACGCCGAGGTGAACCTTGTCGGTGATCTTGATGGTGAGGCCTGCGTCGAACGTGAACGTGTCGACGGAGGGCAGGCGCTGGCCGGCGTCGTCGACGAGGCCACCCGACACCGCGCTGTAACGTGCGCCGGCCGCGTCATCGAGCGGGCCGAAGCCGTCCTGGATCAAGCGCAGGTAGCGACCGCCGAGCCCGATGAAGACGCGGTCGCCGAGGGGGTAGGCGGCGGCGGCGCGCGCGTCGATGAAGCCGCGATCGACGCCGTCGGGATCGAGGATGCCGCCCGTGAACGCGAGCCCGCCGGCGACGCGGGTCGATGACGTGATCGAGTCGACGATGGCGCCACCGCCGAGGGCGCGGACGGCCTCGGGCGTGAACTGCCCCATCGCCTCGATGTGATAGAGGCGCGCGAGCGCCATGTTCGCCGGGTTCGAGAAGATCGCGGTCGTGCCGTTGCCGAGGGCGCGCGTCGCGCCGGCCATGCCGAGGCTGCGCGCCGTCTCGTTCTCTCCGTAGGCGTACGCGAGCTGCGGAGCGAGGGCGGATTCCTGCGCGCCTGCACGCGACGCGAACGATGAGGCCACGAACGCGGACAAGAACGCGGCGGCGGCGGCTCTCTTCGGCGAACGCATGGGGGGGCCTTAGCCACATGTCGAGGCGCAGGGCAACTTCTCGGGCCGGCGCTCTCGCGAGGGCCGAACCGGCGGCAACCGCCTCGGGCAAACGTCGGAAATCATGGACAATCTTCCCTCTTGACGGACGGACGCGTCTGCCAATGCCCGAGGCTCTCGGCTGTCCTGACGCCGCGCATCCTCCGGACGCTTTGGTTTCGGCCCTCGCCGCGACGTGACGCCCGCGAGAGCGCGAAGGGCCCTACGCGTCGTTCGGCACAACTCGGAAAAACTGCCGTGAAATCGAGTGGTTGGGGCATTTGTTTTTGTTGGGGATGGACTCCCGCCCATCCCCGGTGCTACCTCCGGTTCGTCTTCGGCGGCGCCTCTGGCGGGGCCCGTCGGGGCTCGGATTTTTCCTGACGATCGTGAAGGAACCTCCCCGAGGCCTTACGCGGGGGAGGGTTGATCCTGTATTGTCGTTTTCGCGTTCCGTGATGAACCATTGCGCGAAGCTCGAACAGCCCTCCAGGAAATGGGCCGGACGACCCCGCGGGTCGACCCCCTTCCCCGCGTCGGGCGAGCCCCGAGGTGTCGCCGGGCCCCCTGCGGAGCCTGGCCACGCGCGAAAGCAGGCTCCTGATCGTGCCCTTCGTACCCGCAGCGTGTCTCCCCCTCGGCATTCTCGGCACCCTTGGCGCGCTGTGGATATCTTGTGGACGAATCTGGGGGTTTCTCACGGGAAGCGAACTTCCCGTATCGATTCCGCACGATAGCGAGACGAAGCGCTGATGCGGGTTGTGGAAAAACTGGGGGCGATCCTGCGAGAGGATCGCCGCGGCACCGTATTCGCAGCGATTTCCGGGCAGAAATGACCACTTCGAGAGACGAATCGCGAGCGATTTTCGACCGGGCGATCGACCATACGCGCGGGCTCTCCCCTGCGACGTTCGATCAGTGGTTCGGCGGCGTGCAGTTCGACGATCTCACCGACGGGGTCCTCTCGCTCCGGGCGCAGAACGAGTTCGTGCTCGAGTGGGTCAAGACGAATTTTTTGCCCACGATCACCGACAAAATCCGAGAGCTCACCGGCTGGAGCGTCCAGGTCGCCTGGACCATCGACCAGCACCTCGAGGCCCCCATCGCCAACGTCCCGCAGATGCCGCCCGTGCGCCCGCGCTCGCTCGTCGTGCGCCCCTCGACGACGCCGCCGACGCCGCCGCCGCCCGCGCCCCCGAGCGGGCCCCTCGCGGCAGAACCACGCGCCCCGGTGGCCGTCCCTGCCCCCGCGCGACGGCCCGCCCTGCCCGATGATTTGAACCCGAAGCATACCTTCGCGACGTTCGTCGTCGGCCCCTCGAACCAGCTCGCCCACGCCGCCGCGATCGCGGCCGCCGGCGGTGGCGGCAGGCGTTACAACCCGCTCTTCATCTGCGGCGGGACCGGCCTCGGCAAGACCCACCTCGTCCACGCGATCGCGCACCGCGTCCTCGACGAGCGCCCCGGCGCCCGCATCATCTATGTCTCCGCCGAGCGCTTCACGAACGATTTCATCACGGCGATCCAGCACCACCGGATGGACGACTTCCGCGCGAAGTACCGCGTCCACTGCGATCTCTTGCTCGTCGACGACATCCAGTTCCTCGCCGGACGCGAGCAGACGCAGGAAGAGTTCTTTCACACGTTCAACGCGCTCCACGGCCTCGATCGGCAGATCGTGGTCACGAGCGACAAGTACCCGCAGAACCTCGAGCGCATGGAGGAGCGGCTCGTCTCGCGCTTCTCGTGGGGCCTCGTCGCCGACATCCAGGCGCCCGAGCTCGAGACGCGCGTGGCCATCGTGCGCAACAAGGCCGCGCTCGAGGGCATCATCCTCCCCGACGACGTCGCGCTCTACCTCGCCCAGGTGATCCGCTCGAACGTGCGCGAGCTCGAAGGCACGCTGATCCGCCTCGCCGCGAAGTCCTCGCTCACCGGCAGGCCCGTGGACCTCGCCTTCGCCCGCGCCGAGATCACGGCCGCGGCGCCGCGCGCGCAGATCATGAGCGTGGAGGACATCCAGCGCGCGGTCTGCCACCATTTCCATCTGCGCTCGATCGATTTGACCTCCAAGGATCGCCACAAGAGCATCGCCTTCGCGCGACACGTGGCGATGTACCTGTGCAAGCAGCGGCTGAAGGTCTCGTTCCCCGAGATCGGCCGCGCCTTCGGCAACCGCGACCACACGACCGTGATGAGCGCCGTCCGGAAGATCGAGGCCCAGCGCGACACGGACCCCCAGGTCCGCGCCCACCTCGAGGCCCTGGAGCGCAAGCTCGCCGGCGACTCCTGACTAGCCGAGCTTCGCGAGCGCCTCGCGCGCATCGTCGGCGATGAAGCCGTTGCCGTAGGCGTCGGCCATGCGGAGGACGAGCTCGAGCTCGGCCCTCGCCTCGTCCCGCGCGCCGCGCTCGACGAGCAGGGCCGCGAGCAGCGAGCGGCCCTCGAGCGCGTCGGCGTGGTAGCCGCGCGCCTCCGCGTACTTCACGAGGTCGCGGATCCGCGCCTCGGCGCCCGGCTTGCCGCTCCGTCCGTCGAGGTAGGCGAGGTGGACGCGGTTCAACGACGCGATGCGCTCGTAGCCCGCCTCCACGGCGATCTGCAGCGACTCGGTGAGCGTGGCGTAGGCGCGGGGGAAGTCGCCGAGGCGCCGCGTGGTGTCGCCGAGGTTGTGCAGCGACGCCGCCATCTCGGCGCGTAGCCCCGCGGCACGAGCGAGCTCGACCGCGCGGGCCGAGGCCTCCGACGCAGCCCGGAAATCACGCATGAAGGCGTAGACGAGCACGCGCTCCTTCTCGCGCTCGCTCGCGAGCGTGAGGTCGCCGATGGGGCTCTTCGCCTCGGCGCGATCGATGGCGAGCAGGGCCGCCGCAGCGACGCCGGTCGCGGCGCGCACGTGGGCGATCGCCAGGAGGACACGCGGATCCTCGGCCGGCCCCATCGCTTCGAGCCGATCGGCGGCACGCGCCGCGCGGGCAAAGTCTCCGCTGCGCGCCCCGAGGTCGATCTCGGCGACGAGGGCGCGACGCTGGAGCACCTCGTCCTCCGCGGCGAGCTTGAACGCGACGTCGATCTCGGCATAAGCCCGATCGAAGCGGTTCACGGCGCCGAGCGCGCGGGCGACGTCGACGCGCGCCGCGACGCGCTGCTCGAGGGTGCCGGCGGCATCGATACGACGGAGCGCACGCGCGGAAAGATCCTCCAGCGAGGGCGCGGCGCGCACGGGCAGGACCGCGGCGCGGAGCTCACGCAGCCATGTCGCGAGCTCGGTCGCTTCGCGGCGATCGAGGTCGGCGAGGTCGATCGCGCGGAGCATGAGGCGGATGGCGGGCTCGAGCTGGCAGAGGCGCACGCGGTGCAAGGCCGCGCGGGCGTAATAGGTCGCGGCGCGGTCGCGATGACCCGCGTGGTAGAGGTGGCTGCCCACGCGCTCGCCGTGCGCCTCGGAGGCCTCGTCGCCGAAGACGGCGCGGTAGCCCTCGGCGGCCTTGCCGTGCAGATCGCGACGCGCCTCGTGCGGGATCGTGTCGAGGACGATCTCGCCGTGCATGGGCGAGGGAAAGCTCACCTCGGCGGGGCCGGCCGCGCGCAAAAAACCTCGAGCGACGAGCTCGCCGATCCCTCGATCGACAGAGGAAAAACTCTCGCCGAGCAGCGCCGCGAGCACCTCCGTGTGCACCGGATCGCCGAGGATCGCCGCGGCGTTCAGCATGGCGCGCTCGCGCTGCGGCAGGCGACTCACGCGCGCCTCCATGAGCGCGCGCAGCGCTCGTGGCACCGCCCTCGCGCCCTCGAGGCGCAGGCGGACGCGGCCGTCCTCGACCTCCACGGCGCGCGCGTCGAGGAGCTCCTTCAGGAGCTCCTCGATGAAGAGCGGGTGCCCCGCGGCGCGCTCGCGGCAAAACGCGGTGAGCTCCTTCGGCGCCGCGCGTACGCCGATCCGCTCGGCCACGAGCCGCTCGCTCTCCTCGTCACCGAGCGGCCCGAGCGCGACCACGTGGTGACGCGCGAGCGGCAAGAGCACGCCCGGCGGCGCCGCGCGCGTCGAGAGGAGGAACACCGCGCGGATGTTCGACGCCGCGCCCTCGTTGCGGCTCGCCACGCTGGCGATCACCTCCGCCGTCGCGGCATCCATCGCCTGCGCGTCGTCCCACGCAAAGCAGTGGATCCGATCCTCGCAGAGCTTGTGCACCATGCGCGTGAACGCCGCGCGCAGCGCCGTCCCCATCCCGCCCACGGGACGCGACGGCCTGTCGCCGAGCCGCGCGCCGAGCTGACGCAACACCGCCGACGACTCCTCTTCCTGCAGCCCGAGCGCGCGCAGGCGCGGCAAGGTCGCGAGGATCGCCTGCTCGCCGTCGCCCTCCTGCACGCCGCAGAGCACTTGCAGCATCGCCGTGAGCCCGCTCCAGGAGAGCTCCGCCCCGCTCGGCGGGCAGCTCGCGGCGTAAAAACCGACCGACCAGTTGCCGCGCCCGAGCCGCCGCTCAATCTCGGCGAGCAGGCGCGACTTGCCGATCCCCTTCTCGCCGAGGATCGTGATCACCTGCGCGCGCTTGCGGGTCGCGGCCGCGAGGATCTCGCCGATACGACGCAGCTCCTCCTGCCGGCCGACGAACTTGCCGCTCGCCGAGGCCGGAGGGCGCGCCGAGGTGATCACGCGCCCGCCCTCCGGCACCGGGCCCGCCCCGTCGGGCAGCTCGTCGAAGCCGAACGCCGCGCGCACGATCCGCGCCGCCGGATGGGACACCGCGACCTGCTCCGCGACCGCGCGCGCGAGCCCCTGCGCCAGCGCGACGAGCGACCCGAGGCGCGCATCCACGATCGGCACGCCGCGCGCGTCCACGAGGATGCGGCCCACGTGCACGCCCGCCGACGCGCCGCGACCTTTTTGCGCGCGCGCGATCACCAGCGCCGCCCGCACGGCCGCCTCCGTGTCGCGACCGTCGGCGTCCTCGAGCCCGAAGAGCGCCACGACCTGCGACGGCTCCTGCTCCAGGATCACCCCGCCGTACCGCGTGATCACCTCGCGCGCGCCCTCGACGTCGAACGGCAGCGCCGGCACGCGGCTCGTCCCCGCGACGACGAGCACCGTCCCCTCGCGCCGCTCCCCCACGGGCTCCGACAGGTTCGGCGTCGAGGTCCTCTCTGCCGAGACCTTCAGCGACGCCGAGGTCTTCGGCACCTCGACCGGCGTCCGCTCCTGCTCCGCGCCTTGCGGCTCTCCGAGCACCGCGCCCGCCTCGATCTCGGGCACCCGCCTCGCCTCGTCCTGGAAGGTCGCGACGAGCTCCGCGAGATCGTTTGAGCTAAAACGATCTCCGGTTGCATAGAAGTACCCGAGGAGCAGCTCGTGCAGGCGCCCCGCGTCCGGCACGCGCTCCTCGGGCCTGCGCGCGAGCAGCTTGCGCACGATCGCGGCGAGCTCTCGCGGCACGTCCGGCCGGGCGATCTCGAGCGGCGGAGCCTCGGCCGCGCGCACGCGCCGGAGCGTCTCGGCGTCCCCCGCACCGGCGAACGGGTTCGTCCCGGCGACGAGCTCGTAGAGCACCGTGCCGAGCGAGAAGAGATCACTGCGCCCGTCGAGCGGCCCCGCGAGCGACTGCTCGGGGCTCATGTACGAGAGTTTGCCGCGGACGCGCAGCACCGACGCGCCTGCTTGATCGTCTTCCCCCCGGAAGCCCTTGGCCTTCGCGATGCCGAAGTCCGTGACCTTCACCTCGCCTTCCCACGAGACGAGGATGTTCTGCGGCGAGACGTCGCGGTGCACGATGCCGAGCGGCTTGCCTTGCTCGTCGCGCCTGCGATGCGCGTGGTCGAGGGCCTTC contains the following coding sequences:
- a CDS encoding serine/threonine-protein kinase — translated: MERQFGRYVLLERLGAGGMAEVWKAKSFGALGFEKTLALKRILPELAREPELLEMFVHEAKLSVRLSHANIVQVFDLGRVEQEGEPPGYYIAMEYVAGLDLATLLARFRRAKMPVPFGMAVFVAAEVAKALDHAHRRRDEQGKPLGIVHRDVSPQNILVSWEGEVKVTDFGIAKAKGFRGEDDQAGASVLRVRGKLSYMSPEQSLAGPLDGRSDLFSLGTVLYELVAGTNPFAGAGDAETLRRVRAAEAPPLEIARPDVPRELAAIVRKLLARRPEERVPDAGRLHELLLGYFYATGDRFSSNDLAELVATFQDEARRVPEIEAGAVLGEPQGAEQERTPVEVPKTSASLKVSAERTSTPNLSEPVGERREGTVLVVAGTSRVPALPFDVEGAREVITRYGGVILEQEPSQVVALFGLEDADGRDTEAAVRAALVIARAQKGRGASAGVHVGRILVDARGVPIVDARLGSLVALAQGLARAVAEQVAVSHPAARIVRAAFGFDELPDGAGPVPEGGRVITSARPPASASGKFVGRQEELRRIGEILAAATRKRAQVITILGEKGIGKSRLLAEIERRLGRGNWSVGFYAASCPPSGAELSWSGLTAMLQVLCGVQEGDGEQAILATLPRLRALGLQEEESSAVLRQLGARLGDRPSRPVGGMGTALRAAFTRMVHKLCEDRIHCFAWDDAQAMDAATAEVIASVASRNEGAASNIRAVFLLSTRAAPPGVLLPLARHHVVALGPLGDEESERLVAERIGVRAAPKELTAFCRERAAGHPLFIEELLKELLDARAVEVEDGRVRLRLEGARAVPRALRALMEARVSRLPQRERAMLNAAAILGDPVHTEVLAALLGESFSSVDRGIGELVARGFLRAAGPAEVSFPSPMHGEIVLDTIPHEARRDLHGKAAEGYRAVFGDEASEAHGERVGSHLYHAGHRDRAATYYARAALHRVRLCQLEPAIRLMLRAIDLADLDRREATELATWLRELRAAVLPVRAAPSLEDLSARALRRIDAAGTLEQRVAARVDVARALGAVNRFDRAYAEIDVAFKLAAEDEVLQRRALVAEIDLGARSGDFARAARAADRLEAMGPAEDPRVLLAIAHVRAATGVAAAALLAIDRAEAKSPIGDLTLASEREKERVLVYAFMRDFRAASEASARAVELARAAGLRAEMAASLHNLGDTTRRLGDFPRAYATLTESLQIAVEAGYERIASLNRVHLAYLDGRSGKPGAEARIRDLVKYAEARGYHADALEGRSLLAALLVERGARDEARAELELVLRMADAYGNGFIADDAREALAKLG
- a CDS encoding type II toxin-antitoxin system Phd/YefM family antitoxin; its protein translation is MQKYGIPIVDLPGHCLDAVDAAERVRARTLVTREGHPIAAIVPMSDLDKIDPPDPAADGVDPLLALCGTCRHDEFVDSLLTDLSRTGLWHRG
- the dnaA gene encoding chromosomal replication initiator protein DnaA, with translation MTTSRDESRAIFDRAIDHTRGLSPATFDQWFGGVQFDDLTDGVLSLRAQNEFVLEWVKTNFLPTITDKIRELTGWSVQVAWTIDQHLEAPIANVPQMPPVRPRSLVVRPSTTPPTPPPPAPPSGPLAAEPRAPVAVPAPARRPALPDDLNPKHTFATFVVGPSNQLAHAAAIAAAGGGGRRYNPLFICGGTGLGKTHLVHAIAHRVLDERPGARIIYVSAERFTNDFITAIQHHRMDDFRAKYRVHCDLLLVDDIQFLAGREQTQEEFFHTFNALHGLDRQIVVTSDKYPQNLERMEERLVSRFSWGLVADIQAPELETRVAIVRNKAALEGIILPDDVALYLAQVIRSNVRELEGTLIRLAAKSSLTGRPVDLAFARAEITAAAPRAQIMSVEDIQRAVCHHFHLRSIDLTSKDRHKSIAFARHVAMYLCKQRLKVSFPEIGRAFGNRDHTTVMSAVRKIEAQRDTDPQVRAHLEALERKLAGDS
- a CDS encoding PIN domain-containing protein; this translates as MGYLFDTATLAEVLRAVPSRLLVKRLAGVPTSERWTTSITVSQILIAARRTRHPKLMQDVIRLVAAVKVAPFDTLAAQSFAKLRTTVAPEADTDDVMIAAIAVTHDFTLVTRRPNAFRIYPHLRVEDWTL
- a CDS encoding tRNA-(ms[2]io[6]A)-hydroxylase, producing the protein MLCLTRPTDPTWAEVALADLPTLLRDHAHCEMKAASNALSLAARWPERTEVARALVELAEEELRHFRGVLDELTRRGLTLGKPEVDVYAHELRKAIGVGRRGAPEDPLVDRLLVGAVIEARSCERFRLLCEALRARGDEPSLLAFYEELFACEARHYRTFVELATSVKADADAVRARLEEIARAEGRLVEVLGKEPTVHG